CCGATACAATTTGATGTTGGGCATGCGCTCCACAAGTTCAGGAATCTATGGTTTTGGCAGAAATTTTAGGGAGACCTTTCCTAAAGCGGTCACCTTGCCCCAATACTTTAAGCAAAATGGCTATCACGTAGAATCAATGGGCAAAGTGTATCATGTGGGTCATGGGCAAAGTGATGATGGGCTATCCTGGAGCGTGCCTTCCCGAAAGGATAAGGTCATTGAATACATCTTGCCCGAAAGTAAAGAAGGTCCCTTGACGCGTGAGGAAGCCTTTTTTGAGAATACGAGAAAACACCTGAAAAACATTCCAAAAAATAAGGATTTGCCCCGGGGGGCGGCTTGGGAAATGCCCGATGTACTCGACGATGCTTATGCCGATGGGCGTGTGGCACGCCATGCCATTGACCGTCTGCGTAAATTGGGAAAAGAAAAAAAGCCATTTTTTATGGCCATAGGTTTTGCCAGGCCACACCTTCCATTTTCGGTGCCCAAAAAGTATTGGGATATGTACGATCCAGCCAAGTTGCCCATGCCCGAATTTGAAGATTTTCCAAAGGATGCCCCACAGATTGCACAAAAGCGGGGCGGTGAAATCACACAGTTTTTTCCCGTACCGGAGGACAAAGGTGTAGCCTATTCCGAAGAACTTAAAAGAACCCTTATTCATGGGTACTATGCCAGTATTAGTTATATGGATGCGCAGTTGGGCAAAGTCATGGATGAATTAAAGCGACTGGAACTTGACAAAAGAACCATAGTATTGCTTTGGGGTGACCATGGTTGGCATTTGGGTGACCATGGTATTTGGACGAAGCATACAAATTACGAGCAACCCACACGGATTCCATTTTTAGTTCGGGTCCCTGGGATTACCAAGGAAAGAGCAAGTACCGAACAAT
The sequence above is a segment of the Muricauda sp. SCSIO 64092 genome. Coding sequences within it:
- a CDS encoding sulfatase; protein product: MKNTVFIVLLALFCSHGNGQSEVIKEYPNILMILVDDLKPALGSYGDTTALSPNIDKLAASSLQFERAYVNQAVCGPSRYNLMLGMRSTSSGIYGFGRNFRETFPKAVTLPQYFKQNGYHVESMGKVYHVGHGQSDDGLSWSVPSRKDKVIEYILPESKEGPLTREEAFFENTRKHLKNIPKNKDLPRGAAWEMPDVLDDAYADGRVARHAIDRLRKLGKEKKPFFMAIGFARPHLPFSVPKKYWDMYDPAKLPMPEFEDFPKDAPQIAQKRGGEITQFFPVPEDKGVAYSEELKRTLIHGYYASISYMDAQLGKVMDELKRLELDKRTIVLLWGDHGWHLGDHGIWTKHTNYEQPTRIPFLVRVPGITKERASTEQFMETVDIYPTLVDLAGLAQPVGIQKLDGISLKPVLENPTKVTKDHAYHAYKKRSYIGEAIRNKRYRMVRWTNSKDLDDVVYELYDYDEDPLETKNIAKEHKKIVKAMEDILNQYPRAKELR